A genomic region of Roseofilum capinflatum BLCC-M114 contains the following coding sequences:
- a CDS encoding chemotaxis protein CheW: MINASPAHPKTTETTLPFILFELAGTTYGIVSHQVQQIEMVDQITPVPNAAPFVEGVVFCRSQVIPAINLRIRLGFERQPYDLLTRLIVIHTQPSSSQGTPKDAHTLTEKLTEGDRRVGLIVDSAREFIAIGQDLIQPPPDGLSGVNSQYLSGIITLDQRVILILDIEKIIET; this comes from the coding sequence ATGATTAATGCTTCTCCTGCTCATCCGAAAACCACTGAAACCACCCTACCGTTCATTCTCTTTGAGCTGGCGGGAACTACCTATGGTATTGTTTCCCACCAAGTGCAACAGATAGAAATGGTCGATCAGATCACCCCCGTTCCCAATGCTGCCCCCTTTGTCGAAGGCGTAGTCTTTTGTCGTTCCCAAGTGATTCCCGCCATTAATCTGCGTATCCGCTTAGGATTTGAGCGCCAACCCTACGATCTGCTCACCCGGTTGATTGTTATCCATACCCAACCCTCTTCCTCTCAAGGAACCCCTAAAGACGCTCATACTCTAACCGAGAAGTTAACAGAAGGCGATCGCCGCGTGGGTCTGATTGTCGATAGTGCCAGAGAATTCATCGCCATTGGCCAAGACTTAATCCAACCCCCTCCAGACGGCTTATCCGGAGTCAATAGTCAATACCTATCCGGCATCATCACCTTAGACCAGAGAGTTATTCTCATTTTGGATATAGAAAAAATCATTGAAACGTGA
- a CDS encoding chemotaxis protein CheA, with the protein MSNSLDNDNLFSEFLDDYFVECEEHLTCVRQGLLSLESYITASDSSPKNAVDMELLNQLFRSFHTLKGLSGMVGVEQAEALAHHLENYLRLLRDRETPLSESGFDTLMMGTKVLEEVIHAYRQQQQSPDITAILDRINGLVSQPESQETDNQESPPKKAGNIIGSTLELPANISQEVQDLIGQGLSVWRFVFSPDADLTAQGINVNSIRGHLNEKAQVIHASPRMINGQDICFDFLVASPADPQEWVEQTEGLTWDLYLSPPEEPEEPEPLAPPAPPAPPATPSAPPSMVRVELSKLDDLIARVGDLVITRARLEELVKSIAIPSSVENGNGKSTIARSLQNLNLTLERQLRDLREDVMRVRLVPIGEIFARMQFVVRDLAREGGKPTTLEIIGADTEIDKLVVERMMDPLLHMVRNAISHGIEPEAERIAQGKPPQAKITLKARTSGEMVTVIIEDDGRGIDWQQILERGKAKGLLNLSEDDPLQSESIPSAYRNRILLDLLCAPGFSTKDEADLTSGRGVGMAVVNSTLQELGGVLEVSSELGQGTQFIIQLPLTLAIANALIIQVSDQIYAIPQNAVREVIEVCSTDIIDHHQLLNYRHQAIPLLNLYSIFSLTPPSAPSKTLKVVIVGRGDMGDHLTTPGNLIALTVDYLLGLREIVIRPLTDPLVRVRGISGATELGDGRIVLILDILGLISDEASHPWRDTAPLSVF; encoded by the coding sequence GTGTCTAATTCCCTTGACAATGACAATCTATTTAGCGAATTTCTAGACGACTACTTTGTTGAATGTGAAGAACATTTGACTTGTGTTCGCCAAGGTTTGCTGTCCTTAGAATCCTACATTACTGCGTCAGACTCTAGTCCTAAAAATGCAGTAGACATGGAGTTACTGAATCAATTGTTTCGGAGTTTTCATACCCTCAAAGGTTTATCGGGTATGGTTGGCGTAGAGCAAGCCGAAGCATTAGCACACCATTTAGAAAACTATCTGCGGCTACTGCGAGATCGGGAAACTCCTCTCTCAGAATCTGGATTTGATACCTTGATGATGGGAACCAAAGTTTTAGAAGAGGTCATTCATGCCTATCGTCAACAACAACAAAGTCCAGACATTACAGCAATTCTCGATCGGATTAATGGGTTAGTCAGTCAACCCGAATCTCAGGAAACGGACAACCAAGAAAGTCCTCCCAAAAAAGCGGGGAATATTATTGGCTCCACCTTAGAACTTCCAGCGAATATCTCCCAAGAAGTCCAAGATCTAATCGGCCAAGGCTTGTCGGTATGGCGATTTGTTTTTTCACCCGATGCTGATCTAACCGCCCAAGGTATTAATGTCAATAGCATTCGCGGGCACTTAAATGAAAAAGCACAAGTCATTCATGCGTCTCCCCGGATGATCAATGGGCAAGATATTTGCTTTGATTTTTTGGTCGCTAGTCCAGCCGATCCCCAAGAATGGGTCGAGCAAACAGAAGGGTTGACCTGGGATCTGTACTTATCGCCTCCAGAAGAGCCAGAAGAGCCAGAACCCTTAGCACCACCAGCACCACCAGCACCACCAGCAACTCCATCTGCGCCTCCCTCTATGGTGCGTGTTGAGTTATCTAAACTCGACGATCTGATTGCCAGAGTCGGGGATTTAGTGATTACCCGCGCTCGGTTAGAAGAGCTAGTTAAGTCGATCGCCATCCCCTCTAGTGTAGAAAATGGAAATGGAAAATCGACGATCGCGCGATCGCTCCAAAATCTCAACCTCACCCTAGAGCGACAACTGCGAGACTTACGAGAAGACGTAATGCGAGTGCGCCTAGTCCCCATCGGTGAAATCTTCGCCCGAATGCAATTCGTCGTCCGAGATCTGGCACGGGAAGGCGGTAAACCCACCACCCTAGAGATTATCGGCGCAGACACCGAAATTGACAAACTGGTAGTCGAGCGGATGATGGACCCCCTGCTGCATATGGTTCGCAACGCTATCAGCCATGGGATTGAACCCGAAGCCGAGCGCATTGCCCAAGGTAAGCCCCCCCAAGCTAAAATCACCTTAAAAGCGAGAACCTCTGGGGAAATGGTCACCGTAATCATCGAAGACGATGGCCGGGGAATTGATTGGCAACAGATCTTAGAACGGGGGAAAGCCAAAGGACTCTTAAATCTATCTGAAGATGACCCCTTGCAGTCCGAGTCTATTCCCTCGGCTTACCGCAATCGTATTCTGCTTGATTTATTATGCGCTCCTGGATTTTCCACCAAAGACGAAGCCGACTTAACCAGTGGACGAGGAGTGGGTATGGCTGTCGTCAACAGTACCCTGCAAGAATTAGGAGGTGTCCTCGAAGTCAGTAGCGAGCTAGGTCAAGGAACCCAGTTTATCATTCAACTGCCTTTAACGTTGGCGATCGCCAACGCCTTAATCATTCAAGTCAGTGACCAAATCTATGCCATTCCCCAAAACGCAGTCCGAGAGGTCATTGAAGTCTGCTCCACAGACATCATTGACCACCATCAACTGCTCAATTACCGCCATCAAGCCATTCCCTTACTCAACCTCTATTCAATTTTCAGCTTAACCCCACCCTCAGCCCCCTCGAAAACCCTGAAAGTCGTCATCGTCGGTCGAGGAGACATGGGAGACCACTTAACCACCCCTGGCAACCTGATTGCCCTCACCGTAGATTACCTTCTGGGCTTACGAGAAATCGTGATTCGCCCCCTTACCGACCCCCTAGTGAGAGTTCGGGGTATTAGCGGGGCGACCGAACTCGGTGACGGTCGCATTGTGCTAATTCTGGACATCCTCGGTTTAATTAGCGATGAAGCATCTCACCCCTGGCGTGATACAGCTCCCCTTTCTGTGTTTTAA
- a CDS encoding response regulator: MKQILIVDDSQTMRKMVKASLRDLQDVNFDEAGNGLEAIEKMKVSPFDLMILDLNMPDMHGLDVLKFVLENHQYKSTPIVILTTKGDDESRKEALDAGAKCYLTKPFQPKPLSDQIHDLLQ, from the coding sequence ATGAAACAGATCTTAATCGTTGATGATTCCCAAACCATGCGTAAAATGGTGAAAGCCTCTTTGCGGGATTTACAGGATGTGAATTTTGATGAGGCGGGTAATGGTCTAGAAGCCATTGAAAAAATGAAAGTTAGCCCCTTTGACTTAATGATTTTAGACCTCAATATGCCCGATATGCATGGCTTAGATGTTCTCAAATTTGTTTTGGAGAATCATCAATACAAATCCACTCCCATTGTTATCTTAACCACAAAAGGAGATGATGAAAGCCGCAAAGAAGCTTTAGATGCGGGAGCCAAATGCTATCTCACTAAACCTTTCCAACCCAAACCCTTATCCGATCAAATTCACGATCTATTACAATAA
- the bchM gene encoding magnesium protoporphyrin IX methyltransferase: protein MTLAEEKNLVDDKTIVKDYFNQTGFDRWRKIYGTDEVNRVQLDIRNGHQQTVDTVLDWLKADDNLSELSICDAGCGVGSLSIPLAQAGAQVFASDISEKMVGEAQTRAQDALENLDKIQFKTQDLEQLDGEYHSVICLDVLIHYPHEKADEMIGHLCSLAKSRVILSFAPKTCALAILKKIGSFFPGPSKTTRAYMHKEKDVIASLEKYGFKVERNAMTKTRFYYSRILEATRA, encoded by the coding sequence ATGACCCTGGCAGAAGAGAAAAACTTAGTAGACGATAAGACCATTGTCAAAGACTACTTTAACCAAACCGGTTTTGACCGATGGCGGAAGATTTACGGTACAGATGAGGTGAACCGCGTTCAACTCGATATCCGTAACGGCCATCAACAAACCGTCGATACGGTTCTAGACTGGTTAAAAGCAGATGATAACCTCAGTGAACTGTCCATCTGTGATGCGGGGTGTGGAGTGGGTAGCCTCAGTATTCCCCTAGCTCAAGCTGGCGCTCAGGTGTTTGCCAGTGATATCTCGGAAAAAATGGTGGGTGAAGCGCAAACTCGCGCTCAAGACGCTTTAGAAAATTTGGATAAGATTCAGTTTAAAACTCAAGATTTAGAGCAACTCGATGGTGAATATCATAGTGTGATTTGCTTGGATGTGCTGATTCATTATCCCCATGAGAAGGCGGATGAAATGATTGGTCATCTCTGTTCTTTGGCAAAATCACGGGTCATTCTTAGTTTTGCGCCGAAAACCTGTGCTTTGGCAATTCTGAAGAAGATTGGTAGCTTCTTCCCTGGCCCGTCTAAGACGACTCGCGCTTATATGCATAAGGAAAAGGATGTGATTGCTAGTTTAGAGAAATATGGCTTTAAGGTGGAACGGAATGCGATGACGAAAACTCGGTTTTATTACTCTCGCATTTTAGAAGCGACTCGTGCTTAG
- a CDS encoding glutamyl-tRNA reductase, translated as MNVAVIGLSHKTASVEVREKLSIPEPQLEQAITTLKLYPHIEEVAILSTCNRLEIYVVISDNQQGVWEVTQFLSEHSQLPLSQLRPHLFILLHEDAIMHLMRVAAGLDSLVLGEGQILSQVKQGHKLGQQYKGVGRILNRLMKQAITAGKRVRTETNIGTGAVSISSAAVELAQMKLETLEECKIAIIGAGKMSRLLVQHLLSKGGTQISIVNRSMQRAEELAGKFSEASLALYPMGEMMDVVQASDLVFTSTGATQPLLNRGNLEPIVNPEKPLTLIDISVPRNVAADVSELPSVKPYNVDDLKAVVAQNQESRRQMAMEAESLLEEEVEAFEVWWRSLETVPTINCLRHKVETIREQELEKALSRLGSEFAEKHQEVIEALTRGIVNKILHDPMVQLRAQQDIEARKQAMETLNTLFNLEIEAASSNQYS; from the coding sequence CTCAAGCTCTATCCTCATATCGAAGAAGTAGCCATTCTAAGCACCTGTAACCGCTTAGAAATCTATGTGGTGATCAGCGACAATCAACAGGGAGTCTGGGAAGTTACCCAATTTCTTTCCGAACATAGCCAACTGCCTCTCTCCCAATTGCGTCCTCATCTGTTTATCCTCCTCCATGAAGATGCAATCATGCATTTAATGCGCGTGGCAGCCGGATTAGACAGCTTGGTACTCGGTGAAGGGCAAATTTTATCCCAAGTTAAACAAGGTCATAAACTCGGCCAACAGTATAAAGGCGTGGGGCGAATTCTCAACCGCTTAATGAAACAAGCCATTACTGCGGGCAAACGGGTACGCACCGAAACCAATATCGGTACAGGAGCCGTTTCCATCAGTTCAGCCGCCGTTGAACTGGCACAAATGAAACTGGAAACCCTGGAAGAGTGCAAAATTGCCATTATCGGTGCGGGTAAAATGTCCCGGTTGTTGGTACAGCATTTGCTCTCCAAAGGTGGCACTCAAATTAGTATCGTCAACCGTTCCATGCAACGAGCAGAAGAACTCGCTGGTAAGTTTAGCGAGGCTTCTTTAGCACTCTATCCCATGGGAGAAATGATGGACGTGGTTCAGGCATCCGATCTAGTTTTTACCAGTACCGGAGCAACCCAACCCTTATTAAATCGAGGGAATTTAGAACCCATTGTTAACCCAGAAAAGCCCTTAACTTTGATTGATATTTCCGTTCCTCGGAATGTGGCTGCGGATGTGAGCGAGTTGCCCTCGGTTAAGCCCTATAATGTGGATGATCTCAAGGCAGTGGTGGCCCAAAATCAGGAAAGTCGCCGCCAGATGGCAATGGAAGCGGAAAGCTTATTAGAAGAAGAAGTCGAAGCCTTTGAGGTGTGGTGGCGCAGTCTGGAAACTGTACCGACGATTAACTGTTTGCGTCATAAAGTGGAGACCATTCGCGAGCAAGAGTTAGAAAAAGCCCTTTCTCGTTTGGGGTCTGAGTTTGCGGAAAAACACCAAGAAGTGATTGAAGCGCTCACCCGTGGAATTGTCAATAAGATTCTACACGATCCCATGGTACAACTGCGGGCGCAACAGGATATTGAAGCCCGCAAGCAAGCGATGGAAACCCTGAATACATTGTTTAATTTAGAAATTGAGGCGGCTTCTAGTAATCAATATAGCTAG
- a CDS encoding methyl-accepting chemotaxis protein: MAKSKPNKKNIPSPSSISLQAASQIQKIAQEMTAGIQQHNQRYIDSTSAIVQMGKSLEETAQQTNEVAQSTEEVVSGINQMAASIEEVTASSTEVATGLNQITSSIKDSNQSTQSVAANTQDMATSATQVSASISQVVGNIKGLTGDTENLAASVNQTAASIEEMGGSIQGVAENSDDLTAAAEETTASINEMAASIEEVSATTENLSATVEEVSGAIQEMAASIDGVAQNSQRITQAANTAQKNSEDLEESIRSVTDLSEKADDITRRVRQDAEEGGATVEKAIQGLTRVRQSMVNTADVIRDMGDRTTEISSIVDTINLIAERTNLLSLNASIEAARAGEAGRGFAVVAEEIRNLADRAATATSDIAAIIKSLQSVVQDAVKTSEEGLRVTEDSSRLAEEGVAGLGKILSGVEETTHLVSQIANSSQKQSHLGKQVVDSINTTALQAKEVAGATSEQSKAASSIVQSTEHMRQITKQVTKAMNEQAKAARDVIKAAQNTSHLAGQVRKATSEQARGASQVMQAVESMRRGMSSTYKVLAEQSQGADQIEKEMDRLSRFINSISESMKGQSENVQQITNAIDSMRSQSDQVAKAMTEQARAVRNMSQTTEKIAKQVNFMAQANQEHSNVSKQLAQMLQTMGDSGESTLESLEAIQTLTAQLIVT, encoded by the coding sequence ATGGCTAAAAGCAAACCCAACAAGAAAAATATCCCTTCCCCTTCCTCGATTTCCCTTCAAGCCGCCTCACAAATCCAAAAGATCGCCCAAGAAATGACGGCTGGAATACAACAACATAACCAGCGCTATATCGACAGTACCAGCGCGATCGTGCAAATGGGAAAATCCCTAGAAGAAACAGCCCAGCAAACCAACGAGGTTGCCCAGTCTACAGAGGAAGTGGTGTCTGGAATTAACCAAATGGCCGCCTCCATTGAAGAAGTTACCGCCAGTAGTACCGAAGTCGCTACTGGATTAAATCAAATTACCAGCTCCATCAAAGACAGTAATCAATCGACCCAATCCGTGGCCGCCAATACCCAAGACATGGCCACATCTGCCACTCAGGTGAGCGCCTCCATTTCCCAAGTCGTCGGTAACATTAAAGGATTAACCGGCGATACGGAAAATCTAGCCGCCTCCGTCAATCAAACCGCCGCCTCCATTGAAGAAATGGGGGGTTCCATTCAAGGGGTAGCCGAAAACTCCGATGACCTGACGGCCGCAGCCGAAGAAACCACCGCCTCCATTAATGAAATGGCGGCCTCTATTGAGGAAGTGTCTGCCACCACAGAGAATTTAAGCGCCACTGTTGAAGAAGTCTCTGGAGCCATTCAAGAGATGGCCGCCTCCATTGATGGGGTGGCTCAAAATAGCCAACGGATCACCCAAGCCGCCAACACAGCGCAAAAGAATTCCGAAGATCTAGAGGAGTCCATTCGTTCGGTGACGGACTTGAGCGAAAAAGCTGATGATATTACCCGGCGAGTGCGCCAAGATGCCGAAGAAGGCGGAGCTACTGTAGAAAAGGCGATTCAGGGGTTAACGCGGGTACGCCAATCCATGGTCAACACCGCCGATGTAATTCGAGATATGGGCGATCGCACCACGGAAATTAGTTCCATCGTCGATACCATCAACCTGATTGCCGAACGCACCAACTTATTATCCCTGAACGCCTCCATTGAAGCCGCCAGAGCCGGAGAAGCCGGGCGCGGGTTCGCCGTCGTAGCCGAAGAAATCCGCAATTTAGCCGATCGCGCCGCCACCGCCACCTCAGATATTGCCGCCATTATCAAGAGTTTACAGTCTGTCGTCCAAGATGCCGTTAAAACCTCAGAAGAAGGCTTAAGGGTCACCGAAGACAGCAGCCGTTTAGCCGAAGAAGGGGTCGCAGGGTTGGGTAAAATCCTCTCTGGTGTAGAAGAAACCACTCACTTAGTCAGTCAAATTGCCAATTCTTCCCAGAAGCAAAGCCACTTAGGGAAACAGGTGGTTGACTCCATTAATACCACCGCCCTACAAGCCAAAGAAGTGGCAGGTGCGACCAGCGAGCAATCGAAAGCGGCCAGCTCGATTGTGCAATCGACCGAACATATGCGGCAAATTACCAAACAGGTGACCAAGGCCATGAATGAACAGGCCAAAGCAGCCAGGGATGTGATTAAAGCCGCGCAAAATACCAGCCATCTGGCTGGGCAAGTCCGAAAAGCCACTTCAGAGCAAGCCCGTGGAGCCTCCCAGGTGATGCAGGCCGTCGAGAGTATGCGGCGCGGCATGTCCAGTACCTATAAAGTCTTAGCCGAACAATCCCAAGGAGCCGATCAAATTGAGAAAGAAATGGACAGGCTATCGCGTTTTATCAACAGTATTAGTGAGTCCATGAAGGGGCAATCCGAAAACGTACAACAAATTACCAATGCCATTGACAGTATGCGATCGCAATCCGATCAAGTCGCCAAAGCCATGACCGAACAAGCCAGAGCCGTACGCAACATGAGTCAGACCACAGAAAAAATTGCCAAGCAAGTCAACTTTATGGCCCAGGCTAATCAGGAACACTCCAATGTCTCCAAACAACTGGCGCAAATGTTACAAACAATGGGAGACTCTGGCGAAAGTACCTTAGAATCTCTCGAAGCCATTCAAACCTTAACCGCCCAACTGATCGTGACCTAA